Proteins encoded by one window of Vanacampus margaritifer isolate UIUO_Vmar chromosome 17, RoL_Vmar_1.0, whole genome shotgun sequence:
- the s100a11 gene encoding protein S100-A11 — MEAAILTLVSQFKAYAGKDGSASTLSRDEFHQLVASQLPNFVKPGEPDAVDRLMSSLDQNSDGELTFCEFWQLIGKLAGKQGGFVA; from the exons ATGGAAGCCGCCATCTTGACTTTGGTCAGCCAGTTCAAGGCGTACGCGGGAAAGGACGGGTCTGCCAGCACGCTGAGCCGGGACGAGTTCCACCAACTGGTCGCCTCCCAGCTGCCCAACTTCGTCAAG CCTGGCGAACCGGATGCGGTGGACCGCCTCATGTCATCCCTGGACCAGAACTCCGACGGCGAGCTGACCTTCTGCGAGTTCTGGCAGCTGATTGGAAAGCTGGCCGGCAAGCAGGGCGGCTTTGTCGCTTAG
- the s100u gene encoding S100 calcium binding protein U: protein MEEAIQTVVKVFLKSGKGKESLGPKDFQNLVKSQLGNILTDTDSKEAVNNMGKGLDANQDGKVGFEEYMKLVGYLAKTVSEQRCRGNDAQPSQNAQSTAVDNATPDNAVPKTETPEVKLEANADGKTEMKLDVKTEVEEKEEEVEKPVEVTFPSMKATAPSVKLTSTGLDVTPPGVNVTSPSVDVTSPSVNVTAPGVEVTSPSVEVTSSSVEVAVKEKSAVAEETEKMAEEAAEKTANAAEEEAEKKPEESATS from the exons ATGGAGGAAGCCATTCAGACGGTGGTCAAGGTCTTCCTGAAGTCCGGCAAAGGGAAGGAGAGTTTGGGACCCAAAGACTTCCAGAACCTGGTCAAGAGCCAACTCGGCAACATCCTGACG GACACGGACAGCAAGGAGGCGGTCAACAACATGGGCAAGGGTCTGGACGCCAACCAGGACGGCAAGGTGGGCTTCGAGGAGTACATGAAGCTGGTGGGCTACCTGGCCAAGACCGTCAGTGAGCAGCGTTGTCGCGGCAACGACGCCCAGCCCTCCCAAAACGCCCAGAGTACCGCCGTGGACAACGCCACCCCGGACAACGCAGTCCCGAAGACAGAAACCCCAGAAGTCAAGCTGGAAGCAAACGCGGACGGAAAGACGGAGATGAAGTTGGACGTCAAGACGgaggtggaggagaaggaggaggaggtggagaagCCTGTGGAGGTGACCTTCCCGAGCATGAAGGCGACGGCACCGAGCGTGAAGTTGACGTCAACTGGGCTGGACGTGACCCCACCTGGCGTGAACGTGACCTCACCGAGCGTGGACGTGACCTCACCGAGCGTGAACGTGACCGCACCCGGCGTGGAGGTGACCTCACCGAGCGTCGAAGTGACATCTTCGAGTGTGGAGGTGGCGGTGAAGGAGAAGAGCGCCGTGGCGGAGGAGACAGAAAAGATGGCCGAGGAAGCGGCGGAGAAGACGGCCAACGCGGCCGAAGAAGAAGCCGAGAAGAAGCCTGAGGAATCTGCCACCTCGTAG